The following are from one region of the Corylus avellana chromosome ca1, CavTom2PMs-1.0 genome:
- the LOC132174282 gene encoding putative disease resistance RPP13-like protein 1, whose product MAEGFLHESKDTTIEEAGDGYFFALVSRSLFQQSSDNKSLFTMHDLVNDLATFVSGKFNVRMEGDYSGENASKMALRSLRFFTRLRSCALSYQRTCLGVNFFNLTKRVPHELLPLLKCLRVLSLSCYDNMTELPDSIGKLTHIRYLDLSFTSVQKLSDSICKLCNSQTLILSECKMLTALPSDMWKLISLRHLYTTGTKITEMPIQISQLKCIQMLTVFIVGKDALDASLGNKKYLKELVLEWKDANNFSESQKIKVLKFEHMAKWEEWVSENGGVAFRRLEVLYIKNCPELKGGLPVHYLPSLTKLEICECQQLVTPLPKTPAIGELELTNCKKMLLKELARGMKKLVLFGFEEAASIPEGMIESIDGLQELEISYCSLTSLRLPSTVLKTLDIMYCHSLKSLRLPSALKTINISFCYSLQFLRFPSTLKTLHISDCDSLQSLRLPSALETIHIGFL is encoded by the exons ATGGCAGAAGGTTTCCTACATGAATCTAAAGACACGACAATAGAAGAAGCTGGTGATGGTTACTTCTTTGCTCTTGTATCAAGATCATTATTCCAACAATCAAGTGACAATAAATCACTTTTCACAATGCATGATCTTGTGAATGATTTAGCAACATTTGTGTCCGGAAAATTCAATGTAAGGATGGAGGGTGATTATTCTGGAGAAAATGCGAGCAAGATGGCTTTAAGAAGTTTGAGGTTCTTTACAAGGCTAAGAAGTTGTGCACTTTCCTACCAACGGACTTGTCTTGGAGTTAACTTTTTCAACCTAACAAAAAGGGTACCACATGAGTTATTGCCTCTACTAAAGTGCTTACGTGTGCTCTCTTTGTCTTGTTATGACAATATGACTGAATTGCCAGATTCAATTGGCAAACTTACACACATACGTTACTTGGATCTTTCTTTCACTAGTGTTCAAAAACTGTCTGATTCTATATGTAAGTTGTGCAATTCACAAACATTGATTTTGTCAGAGTGTAAAATGCTTACAGCATTGCCGAGCGATATGTGGAAACTTATTAGTTTACGTCATCTTTATACTACTGGAACTAAAATAACAGAGATGCCAATACAAATTAGTCAATTGAAATGCATTCAGATGTTGACTGTATTCATCGTCGGCAAAG ATGCTCTAGATGCAAGCTTGGGGAATAAAAAGTACCTCAAAGAGTTGGTATTGGAATGGAAAGATGCTAATAATTTTTCAGAAAGTCAGAAAATT AAAGTTCTAAAATTCGAGCATATGGCAAAATGGGAGGAATGGGTTTCTGAAAATGGAGGTGTAGCTTTTCGTCGACTTGAAGTGCTTTATATTAAGAATTGCCCTGAGCTAAAAGGAGGCTTGCCTGTCCATTATCTTCCTTCTTTAACCAAACTTGAGATTTGTGAGTGTCAACAGCTGGTGACTCCACTCCCAAAGACTCCTGCCATTGGTGAATTGGAGTTAACCAATTGTAAGAAGATGCTGTTAAAGGAATTGGCAAGAGGAATGAAAAAGCTCGTACTTTTTGGATTTGAGGAGGCAGCGTCCATACCAGAGGGAATGATAGAGTCCATCGACGGTCTTCAAGAGTTAGAAATCTCTTATTGTTCACTTACATCCCTTCGCCTTCCCTCTACAGTACTAAAAACTCTCGACATCATGTACTGTCACTCACTTAAGTCCCTCCGCCTTCCCTCTGCATTAAAAACCATCAACATCAGTTTCTGTTACTCACTTCAGTTCCTTCGCTTTCCCTCTACACTAAAAACTCTCCACATCAGTGACTGTGACTCACTTCAGTCCCTTCGCCTTCCCTCTGCATTAGAAACCATCCACATCGGGTTTCTGTAG